Proteins co-encoded in one Natronorubrum daqingense genomic window:
- a CDS encoding amino acid permease has translation MSDQELARDLGFLEAYTLGLGTMIGAGIFVLPGIVAESAGPASMVSFVIGGIVALLAALSLSELATGMPKAGGSYYYVNHALGSFFGTIVGWGMWGGLMFATAFYMLGFGQYLLNQPSDALLVVLAALIMASLLVAINYRGVKETGSLQNVIVISLVGLILVFITVGLVSVNPDLLTPFTAGEGWAAVGATAGTVFVTFIGFEVIATSAEEIKDPGRNLPLSMIAAVVTPTILYVLVMLVSTGLLPVPDLAASDVPVADVAAVAAGVFGSLTIAGFTVEFAVIGSGIMIIGAILATISSANASILSAARVNFAMGRDKILTNWLNEIHDRYRTPYRAIIATGVVILLLIASPLPIATLADVAAFMFLVTYALVHIAVVVLRRANPEEYEPDFLIPSALYPAVPILGFIACVGVMLQMAWEVQAISLGIVLIGILWYAFYAKDQALSTTLIGEAVAPTEDETTTDSTYRIVVPVSNPETERPLITYAAASAASQDVDAEIVAVNVIEVPPQMSPAQIEFEEERVETQQALLENAREIAEDLDVGIRTRAIVGRDAGEILLNVLSEEDANHVLLGWAGERRKRDVLFGSTIDPVLERASCDVTLVKNPSERPKRIVTLAGGGPHAPVSARRAGELHRAFPESTLTLLNVQPEPDENEDGSDPNEIGQETISEVATQADLDPKEYEESVIVSDDVRQTLVEEIRKYDTVCVGATGTSTVAQALYGSIPQTIVQESSGTVVMARGENRAPRTFRQALVQRLGGESTQTA, from the coding sequence ATGTCTGATCAGGAACTCGCCCGTGATCTTGGCTTCCTCGAAGCGTACACGCTCGGTCTCGGCACGATGATCGGGGCTGGGATTTTCGTCCTCCCCGGAATCGTTGCCGAAAGCGCCGGACCCGCCAGCATGGTATCATTCGTGATCGGCGGTATCGTCGCGCTGCTCGCAGCCCTTTCACTCTCAGAACTGGCAACCGGAATGCCGAAAGCCGGAGGGAGCTACTACTACGTGAACCACGCCCTCGGCAGTTTCTTCGGCACGATTGTCGGCTGGGGAATGTGGGGCGGACTGATGTTCGCAACGGCGTTCTACATGCTCGGATTCGGCCAATACCTGCTCAATCAACCGTCAGACGCACTTCTCGTGGTTTTAGCAGCCCTCATCATGGCCTCGTTGCTCGTAGCGATCAACTATCGGGGCGTCAAGGAAACCGGTTCACTTCAGAACGTGATCGTCATTTCACTGGTTGGCCTAATTTTAGTCTTCATCACTGTCGGGCTCGTGAGCGTCAACCCTGACCTTCTCACGCCGTTTACCGCAGGAGAAGGATGGGCAGCTGTTGGAGCGACCGCAGGCACAGTATTCGTCACGTTCATCGGGTTCGAGGTGATTGCGACCAGCGCAGAAGAGATCAAAGATCCTGGTCGCAATCTCCCGCTGTCAATGATTGCGGCAGTGGTGACGCCGACTATCCTCTACGTTCTCGTCATGCTCGTGAGCACGGGACTGCTTCCAGTTCCCGACCTTGCAGCGTCGGACGTTCCGGTTGCCGACGTCGCTGCGGTAGCAGCTGGCGTGTTTGGTTCCCTAACTATTGCGGGCTTCACGGTGGAATTCGCCGTCATCGGCTCCGGTATTATGATCATCGGCGCGATTTTAGCGACAATTTCCTCAGCAAACGCGTCGATCCTCTCTGCCGCACGTGTCAATTTCGCCATGGGGCGCGATAAGATCCTCACCAACTGGCTCAACGAGATCCATGATCGATACAGGACGCCGTACCGTGCAATCATCGCAACTGGTGTCGTTATTCTTCTCCTCATTGCCAGCCCACTCCCTATTGCAACGCTTGCCGACGTTGCAGCGTTCATGTTCCTCGTGACGTACGCGCTGGTACACATTGCGGTGGTCGTCCTACGACGAGCCAATCCCGAGGAATACGAACCGGACTTTCTCATTCCGTCTGCACTTTATCCAGCGGTTCCAATCCTCGGGTTCATCGCCTGCGTGGGCGTCATGCTCCAGATGGCGTGGGAAGTACAGGCGATTTCACTCGGAATCGTCCTCATCGGTATCCTCTGGTATGCATTCTACGCGAAGGATCAAGCACTCTCGACGACGCTCATTGGTGAAGCCGTTGCCCCGACGGAAGACGAAACGACAACGGATTCGACCTATCGGATCGTCGTTCCAGTCTCGAATCCAGAAACGGAACGCCCGCTCATTACGTATGCCGCTGCGAGTGCTGCAAGCCAAGACGTGGATGCTGAGATCGTCGCGGTGAACGTAATCGAGGTCCCACCGCAGATGTCCCCTGCCCAGATCGAGTTCGAAGAAGAGCGAGTCGAAACGCAGCAAGCGCTTCTTGAAAACGCGCGCGAGATTGCCGAAGACCTTGATGTTGGAATTAGAACGCGCGCGATTGTCGGACGAGATGCTGGAGAGATACTGCTTAATGTGCTTTCCGAAGAGGATGCAAACCACGTGCTACTCGGATGGGCCGGTGAGCGAAGGAAACGGGATGTACTCTTCGGTTCGACGATTGATCCGGTGCTCGAACGCGCTTCGTGTGATGTAACGCTAGTGAAAAATCCAAGTGAAAGGCCGAAACGCATCGTCACACTTGCAGGAGGTGGCCCTCATGCTCCGGTCTCTGCACGACGAGCAGGCGAATTGCATCGAGCGTTTCCCGAAAGCACGCTAACGTTGCTGAACGTACAACCCGAGCCAGACGAAAACGAAGACGGAAGTGACCCGAACGAGATCGGCCAGGAAACCATCTCAGAGGTCGCCACTCAAGCCGACCTTGACCCCAAGGAATACGAAGAATCGGTCATTGTGAGTGATGATGTGCGTCAAACGCTCGTTGAGGAGATTCGAAAGTACGATACTGTTTGTGTCGGCGCAACGGGAACGAGCACCGTCGCGCAAGCACTCTACGGATCAATCCCGCAGACAATCGTCCAAGAAAGCAGTGGAACCGTTGTGATGGCTCGTGGGGAAAACCGAGCGCCGCGAACGTTCCGGCAAGCGCTCGTTCAGCGGTTAGGCGGAGAGTCTACTCAAACAGCATAA
- a CDS encoding Lrp/AsnC family transcriptional regulator, translating into MSIRLDEVNKRIIHALMEDARNTSAPMIADEVGVSPGTIRNRIQQLEDAGIIRGYHANIDFERADGLLTSLYVCTAPVDERQRLAQQIRTISGVVNVRELLTGRENLRILAVGENTNDLQEVSQEIVSLGLEIVDEDLVRSDDYQGYHPYGPTEMEQRFSDFISLTGGSEVIELTVPEGAPIANRTLEQAGENGTLDDELLIVSIERDDTVLTPRGKTEIKSGDLLTVLSREGITEGMLKAFQEDTP; encoded by the coding sequence ATGAGCATTCGGCTGGATGAAGTGAACAAGCGAATTATCCACGCACTCATGGAAGATGCTCGAAACACATCTGCGCCAATGATTGCCGATGAAGTGGGCGTTTCACCAGGCACCATTCGGAATCGCATTCAACAACTCGAAGACGCAGGCATCATCAGAGGGTATCACGCAAACATCGATTTTGAACGGGCAGACGGACTGCTAACGAGCTTGTACGTCTGCACAGCTCCAGTCGATGAGCGTCAGCGGCTTGCCCAACAGATTCGAACAATTTCCGGAGTAGTCAACGTACGAGAGTTGCTCACAGGTCGTGAGAACCTCCGAATTCTTGCAGTTGGAGAGAACACGAATGATCTTCAGGAAGTCTCCCAGGAGATCGTCTCTCTCGGGCTCGAAATCGTCGATGAGGACCTCGTTCGGTCTGATGATTATCAGGGCTACCATCCGTATGGACCAACCGAAATGGAACAACGATTCTCAGACTTCATTAGCCTCACTGGTGGTTCAGAAGTAATCGAACTTACTGTTCCGGAGGGCGCACCAATTGCAAATAGAACCCTCGAACAGGCCGGAGAAAATGGCACACTCGATGACGAACTGTTGATCGTCTCTATCGAGCGTGACGATACTGTTCTCACCCCGCGAGGGAAAACCGAAATCAAATCCGGGGATTTACTCACTGTCCTTTCGAGAGAGGGTATCACAGAAGGAATGCTCAAAGCATTTCAAGAAGACACTCCGTGA
- a CDS encoding universal stress protein — protein sequence MASSILKHIVVPVANEDDATETCKALDSYIDDETEIITIVHVIEKTPGYMDKAPLEARQQQAERVFSIIEDYFQTGPVIQRELRYGTDVVDEILDAAEEHDATAIGFTHRESTRLQRLLSGKGSYRLTTESEQPVVVFSRIDSTDQ from the coding sequence ATGGCTAGCTCGATCCTGAAGCACATCGTCGTTCCGGTAGCAAACGAAGACGATGCAACTGAGACATGTAAGGCGCTCGACTCGTATATTGATGATGAGACTGAAATCATCACCATAGTACACGTAATCGAAAAGACGCCGGGATACATGGACAAAGCTCCGCTAGAGGCCCGTCAGCAGCAAGCAGAGCGCGTGTTCTCGATCATCGAGGACTATTTCCAAACCGGTCCGGTTATTCAACGCGAACTCCGGTACGGGACAGATGTGGTTGACGAAATTCTCGATGCAGCGGAAGAACACGACGCGACAGCAATCGGGTTTACTCACCGAGAAAGTACCCGACTGCAACGTCTCCTATCAGGGAAAGGATCGTACCGTCTAACCACCGAAAGTGAGCAACCAGTCGTTGTATTCTCTCGAATCGATTCGACAGATCAGTAA
- a CDS encoding potassium channel family protein codes for MYIIIVGAGNIGSNLIERAVTDGHDVVVIERDEERATAASAAYDCLVLNADATNNGTLREANIDRADAIISTTDVDAVNIMVMLLAQEHDVPNRVSVVHDPEHLPVFEKIGVTMIENPQRLIADYLYHSVQYPGVSDFIELDDKTELVELTVSEDAPMSGQPLNTAQESGNLPEGCLVVALMRDGEIRAPRGDTTIRAGDKVTVFTDDTALTDAVAAFTDNQS; via the coding sequence ATGTACATTATCATCGTCGGCGCAGGTAACATTGGGTCAAATCTGATCGAACGGGCAGTAACAGACGGTCACGACGTGGTCGTAATCGAACGTGATGAAGAGCGAGCGACCGCCGCTTCAGCAGCGTATGACTGTCTCGTCCTGAACGCCGATGCAACGAACAACGGGACACTCAGAGAAGCGAATATTGACCGAGCGGACGCGATTATTTCCACCACAGATGTGGACGCAGTCAATATCATGGTGATGCTCCTCGCACAGGAACACGACGTGCCGAATCGTGTCAGCGTCGTTCACGACCCCGAACATCTCCCCGTGTTCGAGAAAATCGGCGTGACCATGATTGAAAATCCACAACGCCTGATCGCAGACTATCTCTACCACTCCGTGCAGTATCCGGGGGTCAGCGATTTCATCGAGTTAGATGATAAAACAGAGTTAGTCGAACTGACCGTCTCCGAAGACGCACCGATGAGTGGTCAACCACTCAATACGGCACAGGAGTCCGGAAACCTTCCCGAAGGCTGTCTCGTCGTGGCGCTCATGCGGGACGGCGAAATCCGAGCGCCGCGCGGTGACACGACGATCCGAGCAGGCGATAAAGTGACCGTCTTCACTGATGATACCGCATTGACCGATGCTGTGGCTGCGTTCACCGACAATCAATCATGA
- a CDS encoding TrkH family potassium uptake protein produces the protein MRIQYRTVGRDVGRILQVVSLMLVVSILVAVVNREFYAAPAFAISAVIMGGVGIALARWFADAPSPGKREAMVTAASAWATVGVFGGLPFLLIAWTIAADPFPAWTNTPSMNETIAVFLHPLDGIFESISGFTSTGLTMAAIEDDLPRSLHWWRSFTEWIGGVGVIVLTVAILARPGSGSLTLFQSEARSEKIHPSIVSTVKEIWKIYLGFTLAAIALFLAAGMPLWGAINHAMTAIATGGFSIHADSIGHYGSPLIEYAVIPVMIAGSIAFPIHYLILKGELRNFYADIQTRWVFIWFTIGSLLLVGLLSLGGQYDTFEETFRIGLFQFVSATSNTGFGTTTIGGGTERFWAAGATLFICLGMLTGAAAGSTVGGLKLIRVITLLKGTIWQIQSVFAPDNAIRHLRIGKRTLSEQQINREYTEAAVVLILWIVFLIIGIAVLLWTLSPDHPVEYVIFDVMSAQSNVGLDAGITGPDMPATAKAMLIINMWIGRLEIIPVAVLLGVTFRRLKVYAE, from the coding sequence ATGAGGATCCAGTATCGGACAGTCGGGCGAGACGTCGGTCGCATCCTTCAGGTTGTCTCGCTCATGCTGGTTGTATCGATTCTAGTTGCGGTGGTCAACCGCGAGTTCTACGCCGCACCAGCGTTCGCCATTTCTGCCGTGATTATGGGCGGTGTCGGCATTGCGCTCGCGCGGTGGTTTGCTGACGCACCGTCACCAGGGAAGCGCGAGGCGATGGTTACTGCTGCCAGTGCGTGGGCAACAGTCGGTGTCTTCGGTGGACTCCCGTTTCTGCTCATCGCGTGGACAATTGCAGCCGATCCATTCCCTGCATGGACGAATACACCCTCAATGAACGAGACCATCGCCGTGTTTCTGCATCCACTTGACGGAATCTTCGAGAGCATTAGCGGATTCACCAGCACTGGGCTGACGATGGCCGCTATTGAAGATGACCTTCCGCGGTCACTTCACTGGTGGCGCTCGTTCACCGAGTGGATCGGTGGCGTTGGCGTCATCGTGTTAACCGTTGCAATCCTTGCACGTCCCGGAAGCGGGTCGCTTACGCTCTTTCAGAGCGAGGCACGGTCGGAGAAGATCCACCCGAGCATCGTTTCGACCGTCAAAGAGATCTGGAAGATCTACCTCGGGTTTACGCTTGCAGCAATCGCCCTGTTTCTCGCCGCCGGAATGCCACTCTGGGGAGCGATCAATCACGCGATGACCGCCATCGCTACCGGTGGATTCTCGATTCACGCAGATTCGATAGGCCATTACGGCAGTCCTCTCATCGAATACGCCGTCATTCCAGTAATGATCGCAGGCAGTATCGCGTTCCCTATACACTATCTCATCCTTAAGGGCGAGTTGCGGAATTTCTACGCGGATATTCAGACTCGCTGGGTGTTCATCTGGTTCACCATCGGCTCACTCCTGCTCGTCGGACTCTTGTCGCTCGGTGGCCAGTACGATACGTTCGAGGAGACGTTCCGAATCGGCCTGTTCCAATTCGTATCTGCGACATCGAACACGGGATTCGGAACCACGACAATCGGTGGAGGAACCGAACGATTCTGGGCCGCTGGAGCAACGCTATTCATCTGTCTCGGAATGCTAACTGGTGCAGCTGCCGGATCAACAGTCGGCGGGCTGAAGCTCATTCGCGTGATCACACTCCTCAAAGGAACTATCTGGCAGATTCAGAGCGTCTTCGCACCTGATAACGCAATCCGACACTTGCGAATAGGAAAGCGAACGCTCAGCGAGCAGCAAATCAATCGAGAGTACACAGAGGCAGCGGTCGTACTCATCCTCTGGATTGTTTTCCTCATCATCGGGATTGCCGTTTTGCTTTGGACGCTCTCCCCGGATCATCCCGTGGAGTACGTCATTTTTGACGTGATGAGCGCACAGAGCAACGTCGGGCTGGATGCGGGAATTACCGGGCCAGATATGCCCGCCACTGCGAAAGCGATGTTGATTATCAATATGTGGATTGGCCGTCTAGAGATCATCCCAGTCGCAGTGTTACTCGGTGTGACCTTCAGGCGTCTTAAGGTGTATGCGGAGTAA
- a CDS encoding transposase: protein MPTDPSAVAESIIVHAETLCEREDHLWDVIRKLSIPVNELEDARDQNRVTFGTDEMFRTLLFKGIRGISQNELAQRLGREPSLVKSFHLDITDLSDTPTQQELSYTHAQFSEDTQEILNQTVAGIRKVALDNDVLTEGLVPSVPADAEEESQSANEYKKEKAQKTLTLARKHVIPEFDTHRAAHKTYSDEVMLDMFASICANNGSAHSEAEYGWLTDDELICDDSTFLRAIKKIAMPKDSDGQLTFEDFEDDNSMPEIDQIRDAIMTAFNAATENIINSIRGDDPFDSRQTVAAIDITHEQFHVWPWEDKEAGITKPDYPKMVSGYKKDGEYKRGYKYATITLVGDHAPIVLGIEPVKENSAWEPDDSPSYSKADLVSRLLDRAEQFVDLDLVMFDRGFYVNRVYADVHDRGLTYLSPVPTYEDDLEDIQNIQKHPTADEAVKHNVPFGIDGEVHHEAEFLYAPSTSDDADGKYAVFVTNQDCVEPEEISSVVNGYSRRWDIENQYKSIKDFMPKTSSTDYRLRLCNFALSTLIYNLWRLTDYLIKVALDEPIRSPPVITAKTFVRALGDFLREFG, encoded by the coding sequence ATGCCAACTGATCCGTCGGCTGTTGCTGAGTCAATCATTGTTCACGCGGAGACGCTCTGTGAGCGTGAAGACCACCTCTGGGATGTCATCCGTAAACTCTCAATCCCCGTCAACGAACTGGAGGACGCCCGCGATCAGAACCGCGTAACCTTTGGAACTGACGAGATGTTCCGCACGCTCTTGTTCAAAGGGATTCGAGGCATCTCCCAGAATGAATTAGCGCAACGACTTGGACGGGAGCCGAGCTTAGTCAAGAGCTTCCACCTCGATATCACCGATCTCTCGGATACACCCACTCAACAAGAGCTTTCGTACACGCACGCGCAATTCAGCGAAGATACCCAAGAGATCCTTAATCAGACGGTTGCTGGTATCCGGAAAGTTGCTCTCGACAACGACGTCCTCACGGAAGGCCTCGTTCCGTCAGTCCCAGCCGACGCCGAGGAGGAGTCACAAAGCGCGAACGAGTATAAGAAAGAGAAGGCCCAGAAGACGCTGACGCTCGCTCGAAAACACGTTATCCCTGAGTTCGACACGCACCGAGCAGCCCACAAGACGTACTCCGACGAGGTAATGCTGGATATGTTTGCGAGTATCTGCGCGAACAACGGTAGTGCTCATTCAGAAGCCGAGTACGGCTGGCTCACCGACGACGAACTCATCTGCGACGACTCGACCTTCCTACGGGCAATCAAGAAGATAGCCATGCCCAAAGACTCGGACGGCCAGCTCACGTTCGAGGACTTCGAGGACGATAACTCGATGCCCGAGATCGACCAGATTCGGGACGCTATTATGACGGCGTTCAACGCCGCGACGGAAAACATCATCAACTCGATCCGTGGTGACGATCCCTTCGACTCTCGTCAGACCGTTGCGGCGATCGACATCACCCACGAGCAGTTCCACGTCTGGCCGTGGGAGGACAAGGAGGCGGGGATCACGAAGCCAGACTACCCGAAGATGGTGAGCGGGTACAAGAAAGACGGCGAGTACAAGCGCGGGTACAAGTACGCCACTATCACGCTGGTTGGAGACCACGCACCGATCGTTCTCGGTATTGAGCCGGTCAAAGAGAACTCTGCGTGGGAACCCGACGACTCTCCATCGTACTCGAAAGCCGACTTAGTAAGTCGGTTGCTTGACCGGGCCGAGCAGTTCGTCGACCTGGATCTGGTGATGTTCGATCGTGGATTCTACGTCAATCGCGTGTACGCCGACGTTCACGATCGCGGGCTCACGTACCTCTCGCCGGTTCCGACATATGAGGATGATTTAGAGGATATCCAAAATATTCAGAAACATCCAACGGCGGACGAAGCTGTCAAGCACAACGTCCCGTTCGGAATCGACGGTGAGGTCCACCACGAGGCTGAGTTCCTCTATGCTCCCAGTACGAGCGATGATGCTGACGGAAAGTACGCGGTGTTCGTAACGAACCAGGACTGCGTCGAGCCCGAAGAAATCTCGAGTGTCGTGAACGGGTACAGTCGTCGATGGGACATCGAGAACCAGTACAAGTCGATCAAGGATTTCATGCCGAAGACATCATCGACAGATTACCGGCTTCGGCTGTGTAACTTCGCGCTGTCGACGCTGATCTACAATCTGTGGCGGCTGACGGATTATCTAATCAAGGTCGCGCTCGACGAGCCGATCCGGTCACCGCCAGTGATCACAGCAAAGACGTTCGTGCGGGCGTTAGGCGACTTCTTGCGTGAGTTCGGGTAA
- a CDS encoding SCO family protein: protein MLTGTLAGCSDILSLGSTGANDNVVLDLPEEYDQRSEADLPYPIHGEELPAATAPAPLHDREVSTREFVGDRHVMLTGIFTRCSEVCPRLVEPLVQAQAASIKDEFADEFAFLPITFDPEYDTPEQITEYSEERGADLDIGNWWFLRPESRQRAEEVTDTFGVLSEFVPEDDREMENMAWVHNNVVILANADGYVERTYTREPPNPATALEDVETLRERW from the coding sequence ATGCTCACTGGGACACTGGCCGGCTGTTCGGACATCCTTTCGCTGGGCTCAACTGGTGCTAATGATAATGTCGTGCTTGACCTGCCGGAGGAGTATGACCAGCGTTCCGAAGCCGATTTACCATACCCAATTCACGGAGAGGAACTCCCGGCAGCGACTGCCCCCGCGCCCCTTCACGATCGTGAGGTATCGACCCGGGAGTTCGTCGGTGATCGGCACGTCATGTTGACCGGCATATTTACGCGCTGCTCGGAGGTCTGTCCACGGCTGGTCGAACCTCTTGTGCAGGCACAGGCGGCATCTATCAAGGACGAATTTGCCGACGAGTTTGCGTTTCTTCCAATAACCTTCGACCCGGAATACGATACCCCAGAACAGATCACCGAATACAGCGAAGAACGAGGGGCTGACCTCGATATCGGAAACTGGTGGTTCCTTCGCCCAGAAAGCCGACAACGGGCTGAAGAAGTTACCGATACCTTTGGCGTTCTCTCCGAGTTCGTACCAGAGGACGATCGAGAGATGGAAAACATGGCATGGGTTCACAATAACGTCGTCATATTGGCAAACGCTGATGGCTACGTTGAGCGGACATATACCCGCGAGCCGCCGAACCCTGCGACAGCTCTTGAAGATGTCGAGACACTCCGTGAACGGTGGTGA
- a CDS encoding TlpA family protein disulfide reductase, translating into MRRRDLLAGIGSLVTLGGGIALAFGKLGGPDGAAGIQPVDLETVDTAGSSGETVTVPALGEPTFIKFFATWCTVCQGMMPELAVAHEEVNDEVQFLSVTNEPVGITTTREEVVEWLEEHDGNWPVALDSELELTERLDPSGVPYAYALDSDNRVVWEHRGDATADELIKGIRSAMGEE; encoded by the coding sequence ATGCGGCGGCGCGACCTTCTCGCTGGCATCGGTAGCTTAGTAACACTAGGCGGAGGTATCGCGTTGGCGTTCGGAAAGCTTGGCGGGCCCGACGGAGCTGCCGGGATCCAGCCGGTTGACCTAGAGACGGTGGATACAGCCGGTAGTTCCGGTGAGACTGTCACTGTCCCTGCACTGGGTGAGCCGACGTTTATAAAATTCTTTGCAACTTGGTGTACTGTTTGCCAGGGAATGATGCCTGAGCTCGCTGTCGCCCACGAGGAAGTTAATGATGAAGTGCAGTTCTTGTCGGTAACCAACGAACCGGTAGGCATCACGACCACTCGTGAAGAGGTCGTTGAATGGTTAGAAGAGCACGACGGTAACTGGCCAGTCGCATTGGATTCCGAGCTTGAATTAACGGAGCGATTGGACCCTTCTGGTGTGCCGTATGCCTACGCGCTAGATTCCGATAACCGCGTCGTCTGGGAACATCGCGGCGATGCTACCGCTGATGAATTAATCAAGGGGATTCGATCGGCGATGGGCGAAGAGTAA
- a CDS encoding cytochrome c biogenesis CcdA family protein produces the protein MSTEPYATLTLAIGAGAATFFAPCSYALLPGYIGYYVSATDSNRAPLAGAVVRGTAAAVGVLVAFGLLAAVTVTASDIVESALHVIELLVGIFLVGFGLAVLQGWTGSFHVPLPERRATVAGFGFFGTLYALASAACVLPVFLGVALRATTLPPTETAVVLGAYGGVVAVLMLATTVAIATGRSLDIERVVGPDRLISAAGVLLILGGIGQLYVALTIS, from the coding sequence GTGAGTACTGAACCGTACGCAACGCTAACTCTTGCAATTGGGGCGGGGGCAGCGACGTTTTTTGCCCCCTGTTCATATGCCTTACTTCCGGGCTATATCGGGTACTATGTCTCTGCGACCGACAGCAATAGGGCACCACTCGCTGGTGCTGTCGTGAGAGGCACTGCAGCCGCTGTGGGCGTATTGGTGGCCTTTGGTCTCCTAGCTGCTGTCACCGTGACCGCAAGCGATATTGTTGAGAGTGCCCTACACGTGATCGAACTTTTGGTGGGAATCTTTCTGGTCGGATTTGGCCTAGCGGTTCTTCAAGGGTGGACAGGGAGTTTTCATGTACCACTCCCTGAACGGCGGGCTACCGTTGCTGGCTTCGGGTTTTTTGGCACACTCTACGCGCTAGCGTCGGCTGCCTGTGTACTTCCAGTGTTCCTTGGCGTAGCACTGCGAGCGACGACACTTCCACCGACAGAAACTGCAGTAGTTCTCGGCGCATATGGAGGCGTCGTCGCCGTGTTGATGCTCGCTACAACAGTCGCTATCGCAACCGGGCGTTCGCTGGACATTGAGCGCGTCGTTGGTCCCGATCGGTTGATATCGGCTGCTGGTGTACTGCTTATACTGGGCGGAATTGGACAACTGTACGTCGCATTAACAATCTCGTAG
- a CDS encoding DUF7471 family protein has translation MFAVNFWGSEWLDPQLAPLLVLIIVLAVVGTVILFGISLIAYLRRQTVRYLLITFVLGILVARSVVGLGTVLGLVPMTVHHLVEHGADVLISTTLLYMIYRGGSPTATRSIETNRYQ, from the coding sequence ATGTTCGCTGTGAATTTTTGGGGTAGCGAATGGCTGGATCCGCAACTGGCTCCCCTTCTCGTCCTGATAATCGTTCTTGCGGTGGTCGGTACGGTTATCCTGTTCGGAATCAGCCTTATCGCGTATTTGAGGCGACAAACCGTCCGCTATTTGTTGATTACGTTCGTCTTAGGGATACTCGTGGCTCGCTCTGTTGTCGGGCTTGGAACAGTCCTTGGACTCGTTCCAATGACTGTCCATCATCTCGTTGAACATGGCGCGGACGTCCTCATTTCAACTACTCTGCTCTATATGATATATCGAGGCGGCTCGCCAACAGCTACACGTTCTATCGAAACGAACAGGTATCAATAG